A DNA window from Leishmania panamensis strain MHOM/PA/94/PSC-1 chromosome 27 sequence contains the following coding sequences:
- a CDS encoding vitamin K epoxide reductase, putative (TriTrypDB/GeneDB-style sysID: LpmP.27.2190) has product MVQFNLTLMGLCLAGFLLSSYAYSVEVHVERAKQLGVPYRAYCDIGPFSCTEVFSSEFSSTTHLFGLPKVPNALVAMIYYMVEMLCCWHPTLILIISTPGILVTVCFAFILTVILHDLCIVCCLTYVVNVSTVYVAYRWWRQTAARNVAAAFSSSTKSKKHV; this is encoded by the coding sequence ATGGTCCAGTTTAACCTGACATTGATGGGGCTGTGCCTGGCCGGCTTTCTTTTGTCGAGCTACGCCTACTCGGTCGAGGTGCATGTGGAGCGGGCGAAGCAGCTTGGCGTCCCGTACCGTGCCTACTGCGACATCGGGCCTTTCTCATGCACGGAGGTCTTCTCCTCTGAGTTCAGCTCCACCACCCACCTATTTGGCCTTCCAAAGGTCCCCAACGCGCTCGTCGCGATGATCTACTATATGGTAGAGATGCTGTGTTGCTGGCATCCAACACTGATCTTGATCATCAGCACGCCGGGCATCCTGGTCACGGTGTGCTTCGCCTTTATTCTCACCGTAATCCTGCATGACCTGTGCATAGTGTGCTGCTTGACTTATGTGGTGAACGTGTCAACAGTGTACGTGGCGTACCGATGGTGGAGGCAAACTGCGGCACGCAATGTGGCAGCAGCATTTTCGTCATCGACGAAGTCGAAGAAACACGTGTGA
- a CDS encoding hypothetical protein (TriTrypDB/GeneDB-style sysID: LpmP.27.2200) has product MLGSGKSSGVVNEASNLKANENLTATIEQMNSKAYRQSRDMNDVIPTHRRPVEEAVRDNGVPAYDPAAEKHAERVERGNAADAEDDDEDAELMELRRMRLQRMRTNQEKQAEWRSKQHGEYREISQDDFFNIVVREKGGSERVCVHFYHKDFETCKVMDRYLSELSRTLLPVKFVKIDAERSPFLVERLHVTTLPHCVIFLNDVCIDRIVGFEGCATEDGALDANLLRERIVHTLKLEGDE; this is encoded by the coding sequence ATGCTAGGCTCTGGCAAATCGAGCGGCGTGGTGAACGAGGCCAGCAACCTCAAGGCCAATGAGAACCTTACCGCCACTATAGAGCAGATGAATTCGAAGGCGTATCGCCAGAGCCGTGACATGAACGACGTCATCCCGACGCATCGTCGCCCGGTTGAGGAAGCCGTACGCGACAACGGTGTCCCAGCGTATGACCCAGCTGCGGAGaagcacgcagagagggtgGAGCGTGGCAATGCGGCGGatgccgaggacgacgacgaggatgctgAGCTGATGGAGCTTCGCCGGATGCGTCTGCAGCGCATGCGAACCAATCAAGAGAAGCAGGCGGAGTGGCGCAGCAAGCAGCACGGAGAGTACCGCGAAATCTCACAAGATGACTTCTTCAACATCGTCGTGCGCGAGAAGGGTGGAAGCGAACGGGTGTGCGTGCACTTCTACCACAAAGACTTTGAGACCTGCAAGGTGATGGACCGCTACCTGTCGGAGCTGTCACGCACCCTGCTACCCGTGAAGTTTGTGAAGATCGACGCCGAGCGCTCACCCTTCCTGGTGGAGCGGCTGCACgtgacgacgctgccgcactgtGTGATCTTCCTGAACGACGTGTGCATTGATCGAATTGTTGGCTTTGAGGGGTGTGCGACAGAGGACGGCGCCCTCGACGCGAACCTGCTGCGGGAGCGCATTGTCCACACACTCAAGCTCGAGGGCGACGAGTAG
- a CDS encoding dual specificity protein phosphatase, putative (TriTrypDB/GeneDB-style sysID: LpmP.27.2210) translates to MPPKVIQPPRWRESAIHHLPDADLDLFFRILRFVSTYPQFATLKKATECPNTADRSPPTTFSTPVSSSSAPLDRKGMQTGTSTSVNNRIQMPPVLREPLEEFRMMATNLPIDQEGLHAARKIVCELLEELCDELADPVITKELQQKVLLTGERKTPGSSSSSGAPGSSAVECGAICSSSNFGIHTLHQMHEIVPGLWCSSYHPATDLNLMQRHGITHVCCCIDTQPRFPKDFVYMTLSADDRPDYDMSSHFARTFEFIENALVKNHGGVLVHCGAGISRAPTVVSAYLMRKLRLSSSAAIHLVQQHRPCASPNIGFWRQLREYGTQIGVDEQVPGARRELASESFSRAVNVLRKL, encoded by the coding sequence ATGCCGCCCAAGGTGATCCAACCACCGAGGTGGCGGGAGAGCGCCATCCACCACCTTCCCGATGCCGACCTAGACCTTTTCTTCCGTATACTGCGCTTCGTCTCCACCTACCCGCAGTTTGCCACCCTCAAGAAGGCCACGGAGTGCCCCAACACCGCCGATCGCAGCCCACCCACCACGTTCTCCACGCCGgtcagcagtagcagcgcgCCTTTGGATCGGAAGGGCATGCAAACCGGGACCAGCACCTCCGTGAACAACCGAATTCAGATGCCGCCCGTGCTGCGGGAGCCACTGGAGGAGTTCCGCATGATGGCGACGAATCTGCCCATCGATCAGGAAGGACTTCATGCAGCGCGCAAGATCGTGTGTGAGCTGCTCGAAGAGCTCTGTGACGAGCTTGCAGATCCTGTCATcacgaaggagctgcagcagaagGTGCTGTTGACGGGCGAGAGAAAGACCCCGGGAAGctcgagcagcagtggcgcgccGGGTAGCTCAGCTGTGGAGTGCGGTGCCATCTGTAGTTCAAGCAACTTTGGCATCCATACCCTCCACCAGATGCACGAGATTGTCCCTGGCCTGTGGTGCAGCTCCTACCACCCAGCGACGGATCTCAATCTGATGCAGCGCCACGGCATCACTcatgtgtgctgctgcattgACACGCAGCCACGATTCCCGAAGGACTTTGTGTACATGACGCTCTCAGCCGACGACCGCCCGGATTATGACATGTCGTCACACTTTGCACGCACCTTTGAGTTTATTGAGAACGCGCTGGTGAAGAATCACGGTGGGGTGCTTGTGCATTGCGGTGCCGGCATCTCTCGCGCGCCGACGGTGGTATCAGCTTATCTGATGCGGAAGCTGCGTCTCAGCTCGTCTGCTGCCATTCATCTTGTGCAGCAACACCGCCCGTGTGCGTCGCCGAACATTGGCTTCTGGAGACAGCTACGCGAGTACGGCACACAAATAGGTGTGGATGAGCAGGTGCCGGGGGCGCGTAGGGAGCTGGCGAGCGAGAGCTTCTCGCGTGCGGTAAATGTACTAAGGAAGCTTTAG